The DNA region gtcatcttcaaagagatggttggTCATCAATGCCACTCCTGAGAAGCCTTCGATTTCTAACTCGGAGGTTGAAGAAtcgtcccatgtagccttcaaactcttgcgtttagagggcgtcggtctttgagactttttcttgtcctttttctttaatttggggcagtcatccttgatgtgtccttcctcattatagttgtagcatcggaccttcCTTTTGCGTTGATTCTTCCTTGACTGCGAtcaaaatttattagttttaagaaatttattgaaacgtcttaccaatagcaccgcttcagtttcgtcgatcgacgcttcggagtcggggccgtccttttcggcttgtaggataatgttgaggttcgacttctctacttgtttaggctctgcaagtcgagactcgtgaagttcgaaagtagaaaataagctttctaaactacttacctcaaagtccttagagatgtagtatgcatctactaaggacacccactccggagttctagggaaggcgttgagcaccTACCGGATAGAGTCTCGGTTCATTACCGATTCACCGAGATTTATCAGttacgttatcagctccttgattctcgcttgaaGTTGCCCTGCCTTCTcaccattgttcatccggaggttcgttagctGAGTCCGGAATACTGAGCAAGTGGAATTCCGTCTTTCCGTTGACCACAAAATctacttgctccttcttcatccagttgtattcttccttgtctttaggtgctgtgaaaccatatttcataataagaagaatatcaaactctgttttgaaaaatacctccattttatgtttccacgtagcgaagtctccgtcgaaatttgggggatgaatgttcacgtcggccatcgtcttgatctttgtgttTCAATCGGCGGTTAatccttctgaggctgtcgggctctgacaccacttgttggtgcagcaggaccggcaagagggggggtgaattgcttgcaaaataaaaatataccttCCTCGATTCTTTCAACTTAAACAATGTAATAGTAATAAAGTAAACTAacataaataaagaaaaaaaactcagcaatttacttggttacaaccaagaaggttgttaatccaaggtagtagAAAAAactctaaaagatctccttctctgaaggcggagaagccttttacacactagaaaCTCAGAACTATTGCaagaaatgaatacagagttgattgcttgattgatattcatttcctagctccaggggcctttatatagctcctgggaagtctatctcgagggtctaaggtgcctccaataggggtTCAAGGTACCTCCAATAGTTtgatcggataaaactttatccgaatcaAAACGACAACTTTGGctaggtctgaggcgcctcaaacaaccttggaggcgcctcggactggtctgaggcgcctccaagctgtctgaggcgcctcagacagtgcaggctgcggaggcgccttcaatacttcattgaaggcgcctccagctagcttttcAACACCTTTTGACTTCCttttggcttccgatgctccgatagcttgggtgattgcgaccaactggaatagggctcacccgaacccaattcctggacttttcctcgagcaggcttccgtcccggcttctcgtccctcaaatgccacgcacgttcttctcgtccatcgatgtactcttccgtagctctctcgtccttcggacgcaccaagctcgtcggctcccttcccgtgtcgtccttcttgttagctgtgttttctgctcgacttcctgcgctcctaagttcctacacacttagacacatggatgaGATAactagcaggacctaacctaacttggttgatcacatcaaaacactcacggggtccaacagctgTGAGCCTGTGCACACTACAAAAAGAACAAACAGAAACGTTAAAGCAAGAACTACGGAGGGGGTCCTTGGCGTaagcactccgacgctcaagttagaaccGTAGCCTTAGCCAAAAAtagggaagaagatgaacagtagaacaGTAGTGTGGATGCGTATGTGCGCGCTTCCTGGCCAACAGAGAGGACCCCTATTTTATACcgcctctcataacctccgcaataatGATATATCAGAGAATGTCCagtgtcaaaatatgtcaaatagTGGAGGATGTAGGATATCCCTCCCCTATGCAGAGGAAACTTCCATTGTGTGTATATGTCATAGTAGCGGAATATTTCCTAGTCAGTAGCCATTGTTCTTTAACAAGtggtcactacaaaaaaaaaacttacaacaacgatttttcaccgttgtcgtagcccctttcggactgttgttaaaggttgtgttgttaaagggggtgctcaaagacaacagtttttaaccgttgtctttgaagacaaagacaacagtttttaaccgttgtctttgaaaacatacaacagttttacaacggtaaAAACCCGTTGTCTTGTCattgacaacagtttttcaccgttgtctttgaacgtaTGTCTTTAATAAtaggctcttcaacaacagttttgaactatctacgacaacggctaaaaaccgttgtctttttagccaatgacaacggtttgacaacggttaaaaaccgttgtctttttagccaacaatgttatttaacatcagtttgacaatgatttttcactattgtcttttaatgtcattgacaacagtttcacatatttaaactgatgtctttgggtatAATATacaatattttgataataaataaaaaactgaatTTTTTCCATCATTTAATaaccattattttatttaaataatatatctaCAAAATATCATATATCAAAAACCTACAATCCGATCCAAATATcatcatccagtgcaaatttcattaaagtaccaaacatcatcatccaaacatcattaaagtaccaaacatcaacatccaaacatcacaaaagtttacaaaactaaatagtacccataacaatatatcacacatatatatgaagtccaaaatatcttgttttgttggatcaaatcttctctacctgtgcatcttctaaataccctgtgcatcttctaaacaccataTCGAGAACTGCAGCCTTTTCCCTGAGGTATTATGCAGAGTTTATATATGCTTTCTAAACACCCTGtgctttctcctccctcctagcttctcttttcttctcctttctgggtatggtcattatcttttccctgaggtaaatagcatatgattgcaagttaagtcatttacCCATAGTAAATGgcataaagatgatgatgacaAAGTTGCTGTACACAATTGAATATGATAACAATACTTCTTTCTAGGCACAAGCAACAACAACAAATTAATAAGACAAACTTTATTTTGGTTTCCATTGTATTACAACAAACTTATCTCAAAATCTTAATATTGTTCaagctgatttttttttctaatgttctCAAAACCTGAGCTTGATTTCCTTAGATATATGCCTAGGGAAACATTTCATTAATTCTCAGTTAAAGTATACTTCCTTCATTTCAATTCAATTCTCAGCCTTTACAAGACTTGCATAGAATCTGCACTGCATAGAATTTGCACTATACTGCAAATGCTGTCTTCACTGTTTTCAGTTCCAAAACTCAGACTCCAAGTTCTTTTCCAATTGTTTCCTTAATTTGCTAATTTATGAACCTATAACTCCTTCCATTCTGCAATTCAATTCTGATTCCTATAAATTGGCTTCTATATTCAGATTCTGCAGTACTATAATTCTACAATCTAGCTAACTTCTGATCTCCTTTTACCATTCGGTCACATAATGATTCTCACATCACATTTCTTTCAATTTAATCTTGAACACAATAATTTCCAAATTAGGTACCCAGTCTTAATACTGGAGACAAAATTCTAAACAATTTAGTTTCAGATTATAGTTCTTGAATTGTTCAGTATTGCTCAAATTCCTTCTCAACTTGAGTTTCTGTTTTTCTTAATAAGCTGCTCTTATCTTATTAATATTAAACACCCTTTTACTTCctgtgaaaataaaaatcacatgattttaGTCCAATTCAACAACAAGAAGTCTAGCAAGTCTCCAGTAATATAGAGCTTTAGAGTTTGTAAAGTATATAACAACAACTGGCTAACAAGgtttattattttcttcattGTGATATACTGTAAATTAAACTTCTCATATAGTATTTTCATATAGCAGATCCTAAAAAATAGACGTTGGTTTCCTATGTTGAAACATTGCCAATTTGTTTCAATTTAACTAAATATTATCATTGTCAAATGCAAtaagatgaactcatgtatatacctattcataaatatgatcttgtatgcattcgGCTATTTCagagcgcacttcatcaatttcttcttgagagtattccgcttttgtgaactgtgaacacacataaattatataatcttaaagaacaaaatataattaattggaaaaaaataataactaaataacttctaattatttgagatgataaagataatattattattgatggtagtgtatccccctcgatcattgcaatttcttcagtaatttgtctcataaatctcatcacgtaataaccacattgtttcgcatctggCTGCCTAGGAGCCTACGTTAAAGACAATTCATATTGTTAATGATAAATAtacactttaaaatattttattgaaaTAGAAGTACTCATACCTTGATTACTTCCCATTGTACatgctttcttccttttcttccattgtttgaattaaataatcttaacgcccttcatatatacattcaacatagttgatatataagtgttttatgactaaattaaatacataataaaaagcatatataaactcacatttccataacatatttccaatcttcatCACAAATGCGATGACTTAAAGAATCCAACACgtaaacaatctccttatgaggtttaatgacagtcaaattccaatggaaactacacacaaatacaaaattagtgcatacaattcactaaaatagtcaattgaaaatgatattaaagatgttcattacccattgcaacttggcaccaaaactaattgattaattgatgcaCCACTCATCCTATCTACTAATTGATTACGTATGTCTGCATAGGAAATAGGTCAATGAAGGACAGAACCAAGATACAAAACTAAGTTTATTTCAATGCTATTGAAAGCAATATCTTCCAAGAACGAAaatgctgcaacatcaacatagcATATTACTAACGTTCAAGTATTTAGGAATATatgattgttcaattaattttcaTAGGATGTACTACCAGATATTGTTAGTATCCGTTCTTGATAAGACAAAGGCTATCACATAAAGTATGAGAAAAATATAATCGATACTTACCTAAGATTATTGGTGGTGCCTTGGAGATAGGAAGTTACACTTTGTGGCTCAGATCTTTGTTCGATCTCCTCAGCACCATTGTCTTCAAAATGCCTTGATGATTGGTTCTGCAATGAGTGTCCAGGTAACTAGTAAGTAATGAACTAGTATCTCGTTTGCCAGTCCATACGAGATCATCATACTTCTAGAATCTAGTCACAGTAAAAGCACTCCAAATACTATTGCATGATATTTtgtttaacttttcaaatatACATAAAGGGAAACAATGATGTAGCTAGGATTGTCCGAGTTAGATCAGTATCGGCAATAGTCTATCTcattttgttttcaaaaaacaatcatcatctcacaaaattgagaagtttttaaaaaaggaGAGATTTAAAGAAATTAACTAGAAATTAGTTAGATTAGATTAGAAAATTGACACAACTCACTAAAATTTGGTATAGATTTATCATGTGAACTTAGAGTTGTGAATCTTAGAGTTGTTCCTTTGAAGTTCTAATGATATCAGCAAACTGCCTCAAGTTGAAGCCTATAGATTTATCATGTGCATCAGCTCCAGAAAAGATAGAATTAGTTTTGGACTGCATTTCTGTGAACTTCTGTCCTGTTGCCACAACACACTTTTGTAGTTCAAATGTTTCTTCTAGATAGCACATAAGTGTCTCAGATTGCTCCTTTGTTCTAACAACTTGTGAGTCTTTTCTGCTTCCTAACTGGTAGTTGTCCTCCTAAGACACACCAAGTAGAAAAGAAATTGGACAATGAGGCGAATAATGAGATTTGTGAAAGAAATGCATCAATGGCAATATAAAGGAACTTTATTCCTTTTTCTCACCATTCTATTGCACAAGTCATCAGTCTTCTCTTCCAGTGTCTGGTATCTTTTCACTTGTTTGTGTAGCAAAGATTTCATTAGGAAGAAGCCTTTCATGTTTTGTTTGTCCTCATCAATCTTTCTGTCTTCAGCTCCAATTCCACCAGTATTTATTGTATCCATGTTTGCCAACTGTTTATTAGTCAGTAATCCAGCCAACTTCTCGAGAACAAGTTGTTGCTGTTTCAGCctcttgatgttgtaggagacACCAAAAGTATGAACGCATGTCTTCCAAGAGTATTCTTCTCTTATAAATGATGGTTCAGGGGACGTGAATTTGCCAGAAATTACAGCTTCCTTGCCACAACTCTAAGATTCACGATAAGATAAAGGAACAATGGCTTATAGAACTTCAAAGGAAGGAGAGAAAATCATTACTGCACTTGTAAAATTAGTCATCCTCACAACAACTCAAGGTGCGCCAATCAAGGAACAATGGTTTACCCTGTAAAAATTATCCACAAATAAAGTTAAACCTCACGAATCTACGCATGTAAAAACAAGAAATTCCGCCCAAATGCCCATTGAGATAGATGTTCTGCAGATCGAGCAACTGaggttttaaa from Zingiber officinale cultivar Zhangliang chromosome 4B, Zo_v1.1, whole genome shotgun sequence includes:
- the LOC121977412 gene encoding uncharacterized protein LOC121977412 isoform X2 codes for the protein MDTINTGGIGAEDRKIDEDKQNMKGFFLMKSLLHKQVKRYQTLEEKTDDLCNRMNQSSRHFEDNGAEEIEQRSEPQSVTSYLQGTTNNLSFHWNLTVIKPHKEIVYVLDSLSHRICDEDWKYVMEM
- the LOC121977412 gene encoding uncharacterized protein LOC121977412 isoform X1 is translated as MDTINTGGIGAEDRKIDEDKQNMKGFFLMKSLLHKQVKRYQTLEEKTDDLCNRMEDNYQLGSRKDSQVVRTKEQSETLMCYLEETFELQKCVVATGQKFTEMQSKTNSIFSGADAHDKSIGFNLRQFADIIRTSKEQL